Proteins from one Pseudarthrobacter sp. BIM B-2242 genomic window:
- a CDS encoding Lrp/AsnC family transcriptional regulator, translating to MIDHIDRNILRYLKEDGRMTATALAAKVGLTVAPCHRRLRDLEASGVIRGYKADIDPAAVGLGFEAIVFVTLRQVDRSTMEIFENRVADSPNIVEAQRLFGSPDYLLKVIAEDLPAYQRFYDAELTSLPGVERLTSTLVMKNLKSNAGPPV from the coding sequence GTGATTGACCATATTGACAGGAATATTTTGCGCTATCTCAAAGAGGATGGCCGAATGACTGCCACGGCGCTCGCCGCCAAGGTGGGTTTGACGGTGGCGCCATGCCACCGGAGGCTCCGTGACCTGGAAGCGTCCGGGGTGATCCGCGGCTACAAGGCGGACATCGATCCCGCCGCCGTCGGGCTCGGTTTCGAAGCGATTGTTTTCGTCACCCTGCGCCAGGTGGACCGCTCCACCATGGAGATCTTCGAGAACCGCGTGGCTGACTCACCCAACATCGTGGAGGCGCAGCGGCTCTTCGGCTCACCGGACTACCTGCTGAAGGTCATCGCCGAGGACCTGCCGGCCTATCAGCGTTTCTATGACGCCGAGCTCACGTCGCTGCCCGGCGTGGAACGGCTGACATCCACGCTGGTAATGAAGAACCTCAAGTCCAACGCGGGGCCGCCTGTCTAG
- a CDS encoding LysE family translocator, whose protein sequence is MNPQLFFAFVLVAAALACTPGVDWAYSITAGLRQRSFVPAVAGLCGGYVLHTLLMVVGLAALLSGMPGLLGWLTVAGAGYLLWLGISTLRSWRGASFSAADAVGKPVNQLRTFLQGMGTSGINPKGLLFYVALVPQFVSPDAAFPLPVQSGLLGLTFVLLAGTVYTCVALMARKLLQSRPGAARAVTLTSGIIMIGLGSVLLAEQVVPVVAGLARHA, encoded by the coding sequence ATGAACCCCCAGCTGTTTTTCGCCTTCGTGCTGGTTGCCGCGGCCCTCGCCTGCACGCCCGGCGTGGACTGGGCGTACTCGATCACCGCCGGACTGCGGCAGCGCAGCTTCGTCCCGGCAGTGGCCGGACTGTGTGGCGGGTACGTCCTGCACACCCTGCTGATGGTGGTGGGCCTGGCGGCGCTCCTGTCGGGGATGCCAGGCCTCCTCGGCTGGCTCACCGTGGCAGGGGCCGGGTATCTCCTCTGGCTGGGCATCAGTACCCTCCGCTCGTGGCGCGGGGCCTCCTTCAGTGCGGCAGACGCCGTCGGGAAGCCCGTCAACCAGCTCCGGACCTTCCTGCAGGGCATGGGCACCAGCGGCATCAACCCCAAGGGACTGCTCTTCTACGTCGCGCTGGTCCCCCAGTTCGTCAGCCCGGACGCCGCCTTCCCGCTGCCCGTCCAGTCCGGACTGCTGGGACTGACCTTCGTCCTGCTTGCCGGAACCGTCTACACCTGCGTGGCACTCATGGCCCGGAAGCTCCTGCAGTCCCGCCCCGGCGCCGCGCGCGCAGTCACGCTGACCAGCGGCATCATCATGATCGGGCTGGGTTCAGTACTCCTGGCCGAGCAGGTGGTCCCCGTGGTGGCCGGCCTTGCCCGGCACGCCTAG
- a CDS encoding nuclear transport factor 2 family protein, giving the protein MSDAVRTWMEKYIAAWTTNEPADIKALFTEQAVYATRPHDPDAWRGREQIVERWLVERDEPDEWSFDWNLLGTDGGLAFVQGFTHYFGDRPSYDNLWVIRLEPDGRASEFTEWFMERKV; this is encoded by the coding sequence ATGAGCGACGCAGTCCGGACCTGGATGGAAAAGTACATCGCGGCATGGACCACCAACGAGCCCGCGGACATCAAGGCACTGTTCACTGAGCAGGCCGTCTACGCCACCCGGCCGCACGATCCGGATGCCTGGCGGGGGCGCGAGCAAATCGTCGAGCGCTGGCTGGTTGAGCGGGACGAGCCGGACGAATGGTCGTTCGACTGGAACCTGCTGGGGACCGACGGCGGGCTGGCGTTCGTTCAGGGCTTCACGCACTATTTTGGCGACCGGCCCAGCTATGACAACTTGTGGGTGATCCGGTTGGAGCCGGACGGCCGCGCGTCGGAGTTCACCGAGTGGTTCATGGAGCGCAAGGTCTAG
- a CDS encoding DUF456 domain-containing protein has translation MNSETVVSILCGLAILVGVAGTIIPVLPGSFLIGLSLLAWAIWGGAGTLGWVVFAVGMVFVVAGMSASAVLAGRKLKQHGIPNRSVVVGLIAGVIGMFIIPFVGLFVGFAAGLLLSELHRTRHIHTATTTSWAALKATGLGILVEFGLACLAASTWVIGLWIAAVT, from the coding sequence ATGAACTCCGAAACCGTTGTAAGCATCCTCTGTGGCCTTGCGATCCTGGTGGGAGTGGCCGGGACCATCATCCCGGTCTTGCCGGGCAGCTTCCTGATCGGCCTCAGCCTGCTGGCGTGGGCCATCTGGGGCGGTGCAGGAACGCTGGGCTGGGTGGTCTTCGCGGTGGGAATGGTGTTTGTGGTTGCCGGCATGTCCGCCAGCGCCGTCCTGGCCGGCCGGAAGCTCAAGCAGCACGGCATCCCGAACCGGAGCGTGGTCGTCGGCCTAATTGCAGGCGTCATCGGGATGTTCATCATCCCCTTCGTGGGCCTCTTTGTGGGGTTCGCCGCCGGTCTGCTGCTCAGTGAGCTGCACCGGACGCGGCACATCCACACCGCAACCACCACCAGCTGGGCGGCGCTGAAGGCCACCGGACTGGGCATCCTCGTAGAGTTCGGGCTGGCCTGCCTGGCCGCCAGTACCTGGGTGATCGGGCTTTGGATCGCCGCCGTCACGTAG
- a CDS encoding NADP-dependent malic enzyme, with protein MSIDAIAPTDNSAATALTEAEIFDAHQGGKLSVTSTVPLSNKRDLSIAYTPGVAEVSRAIHANPELAKTLTWAQRLVVVVSDGTAVLGLGNIGASASLPVMEGKSALFKTFGELDSIPLVLNTTDVDEIVETLVRLRPSFGAVNLEDVSAPRCFELEEKLIEALDCPVMHDDQHGTAVVALAALTNAAKVTGRELSGLRVVVSGAGAAGIAVAEILLTAGIGDVVLLDSKGVISSARADIVADPQSKKSQMAQRSNPRAVTGGPGDALLGADVFIGVSSSKLDEEHLKLMNADSIVFALSNPDPEVLPEVAVKYAAVVATGRSDFPNQINNVLAFPGIFRGALDAGARRITPAMKLAAARAIAELAEEDLSADYIVPSPLDPRVAPAVTAAVAAAVEAE; from the coding sequence GTGTCCATTGACGCAATCGCACCCACTGATAACTCCGCCGCAACGGCCCTGACCGAAGCCGAGATTTTCGATGCCCACCAGGGCGGCAAGCTTTCGGTCACCAGCACCGTCCCCCTGTCCAACAAGCGCGACCTGTCCATCGCCTACACCCCGGGTGTGGCCGAAGTCAGCCGTGCCATCCACGCCAACCCTGAGCTCGCCAAGACCCTCACCTGGGCTCAGCGCCTGGTAGTAGTGGTCAGCGACGGCACCGCCGTCCTTGGCCTGGGCAACATCGGGGCCAGCGCCTCACTGCCGGTCATGGAGGGCAAGTCCGCCCTGTTCAAGACCTTTGGCGAACTGGATTCCATCCCGCTCGTCCTCAACACCACGGACGTGGACGAGATCGTGGAAACCCTCGTCCGGCTCCGCCCCAGCTTCGGCGCCGTCAACCTTGAGGACGTCTCCGCCCCGCGCTGCTTCGAACTCGAAGAGAAGCTCATCGAGGCCCTGGATTGCCCCGTTATGCACGACGACCAGCACGGCACCGCCGTGGTGGCCCTCGCTGCCCTGACCAACGCCGCCAAGGTCACCGGCCGCGAACTGTCCGGCCTTCGGGTGGTTGTTTCGGGTGCCGGCGCGGCCGGCATCGCCGTGGCCGAAATCCTGCTCACCGCAGGCATCGGGGACGTTGTGCTGCTCGACTCCAAGGGCGTCATCAGCAGCGCCCGGGCGGACATTGTGGCTGATCCGCAGAGCAAGAAGTCCCAGATGGCCCAGCGGAGCAACCCGCGCGCCGTTACCGGCGGCCCGGGTGATGCACTGCTCGGCGCGGACGTCTTTATCGGTGTCTCCTCCTCGAAGCTGGATGAAGAGCACCTGAAGCTGATGAACGCCGATTCCATCGTGTTCGCCCTCTCCAACCCGGACCCCGAAGTCCTGCCCGAGGTTGCGGTCAAGTACGCCGCCGTTGTGGCCACCGGCCGCAGCGACTTCCCCAACCAGATCAACAACGTGCTCGCTTTCCCCGGCATCTTCCGCGGTGCCCTGGATGCCGGAGCCCGCCGGATCACTCCCGCCATGAAGCTTGCCGCGGCACGCGCCATCGCCGAGCTCGCCGAAGAGGACCTGTCCGCTGACTACATCGTGCCCAGCCCGCTGGACCCGCGGGTTGCCCCCGCAGTGACGGCCGCCGTGGCTGCCGCTGTGGAAGCTGAGTAA
- a CDS encoding MFS transporter has protein sequence MSLPDTPAAADPGRASDPGSTGQPLAGAGSTTAALAEPTQRVTARWVTGLVLVNVGINAAFFGPINVFIAEQAIGIDEANKEAIASLVLGCGAAVSLVANPLFGALSDRTVSGFGRRSPWVLAGAILATAALLAMSGASSVALMVLFWCLVQLGANAAYAAITAAIPDRVPVLQRGGVGGLAALGQTAGILLGAVFGAVVSGNFMVGYTMCAAALLFSVVPYLFHRNDPPLPRELRPPFSWGSFLSGFWISPARHPDFAWAWLTRFLVNVCNQLTIVYLIFFLGDVLKLESPALGVLILTGIYAVLVMITAVIAGPWSDRVGKRKPFVIGSSALIALAGLTMAFFPVWTGALVGAAILGIGFGAYQAVDFALLTQVLPQAADRGKDMGVINVAASLPQVFATGLAFLAVTYFGGYFTLFITAAVLGLLGAVFVVKIKGVD, from the coding sequence ATGAGCCTGCCCGACACACCCGCAGCGGCCGATCCGGGCCGTGCATCGGATCCAGGCTCCACCGGACAGCCCTTGGCAGGAGCAGGAAGTACGACGGCGGCGCTCGCCGAGCCGACGCAGAGGGTCACCGCGCGCTGGGTGACCGGCTTGGTGCTGGTTAACGTTGGCATCAACGCCGCGTTCTTCGGGCCCATCAACGTCTTTATCGCCGAGCAGGCCATTGGCATCGACGAAGCCAACAAGGAAGCCATCGCCTCCCTCGTACTTGGGTGCGGCGCCGCCGTATCCCTAGTGGCCAATCCGCTGTTCGGGGCGCTGTCCGACCGGACGGTCTCGGGTTTCGGCCGTCGTTCCCCCTGGGTCCTGGCCGGTGCCATCCTGGCCACGGCAGCGTTGCTGGCGATGTCCGGAGCCAGCTCTGTGGCCCTGATGGTCCTGTTCTGGTGCCTGGTCCAACTGGGCGCCAACGCAGCCTACGCGGCCATCACCGCCGCCATCCCGGACCGGGTGCCGGTGCTGCAGCGCGGCGGAGTGGGGGGACTGGCGGCCCTGGGCCAAACGGCGGGCATCCTCCTGGGCGCCGTCTTCGGGGCGGTGGTGTCGGGAAACTTCATGGTGGGCTACACCATGTGTGCGGCCGCCCTGCTGTTCTCCGTGGTGCCGTACCTGTTCCACCGCAATGACCCGCCGCTGCCCAGGGAACTCCGGCCGCCGTTCTCGTGGGGCAGTTTCCTCAGCGGCTTCTGGATCAGCCCGGCCCGCCACCCTGACTTCGCCTGGGCGTGGCTCACCCGCTTCCTGGTCAACGTCTGCAACCAGCTGACTATTGTGTACCTGATCTTTTTCCTCGGGGACGTCCTCAAGCTGGAGAGCCCGGCGCTGGGAGTCCTGATCCTGACCGGCATTTATGCGGTGCTGGTGATGATTACTGCGGTGATTGCGGGGCCGTGGAGCGACCGGGTGGGCAAGCGCAAGCCCTTCGTGATCGGATCCTCAGCCCTCATTGCCCTCGCGGGCCTGACCATGGCCTTCTTCCCGGTGTGGACCGGCGCCCTGGTTGGCGCCGCCATCCTGGGCATTGGGTTCGGCGCCTACCAGGCCGTTGACTTCGCGCTGCTGACGCAGGTGCTGCCGCAGGCCGCTGATCGTGGCAAGGATATGGGGGTCATTAACGTGGCCGCCTCGCTGCCGCAGGTGTTCGCGACCGGCCTCGCGTTCCTCGCGGTGACGTACTTCGGAGGGTACTTCACGCTGTTCATTACTGCGGCCGTCCTTGGGTTGCTCGGCGCCGTGTTCGTGGTCAAGATCAAAGGCGTGGACTGA
- the rraA gene encoding ribonuclease E activity regulator RraA: MNAPAQRPADAVNTADLYDERGEDLASVSLQFQSLGGRSHFSGPVRTIRCFQDNGLVKSTLATPGNGAVLVVDGGGSLGTALMGDMIAESAVANGWAGVVINGAIRDRVAIAALDLGVKALGSNPRKSAKASAGEVDVDVVLDGVTFRPGVTVWCDPDGILVER, translated from the coding sequence ATGAACGCACCCGCCCAACGCCCCGCCGACGCCGTCAATACCGCCGATCTCTACGACGAGCGCGGCGAGGACCTCGCCTCCGTGTCCCTCCAGTTCCAGTCCCTCGGCGGACGCTCACACTTCAGCGGCCCGGTCCGGACCATCCGCTGCTTCCAGGACAACGGGCTGGTCAAGTCCACCCTGGCCACCCCGGGCAACGGCGCCGTCCTGGTGGTGGACGGCGGCGGTTCCCTGGGCACGGCCCTGATGGGGGACATGATTGCCGAGAGTGCCGTCGCCAACGGGTGGGCCGGCGTCGTTATTAATGGCGCCATCCGCGACCGTGTGGCGATTGCCGCCCTGGACCTCGGCGTCAAGGCGCTGGGCAGCAATCCGCGCAAGAGCGCCAAGGCCAGCGCCGGCGAGGTGGACGTGGATGTAGTGCTCGACGGCGTGACCTTCCGTCCCGGTGTCACCGTCTGGTGCGATCCGGACGGCATCCTCGTGGAGCGCTGA
- a CDS encoding sugar porter family MFS transporter, with translation MSTATEQTAAKIPQRVIWLALAGAVGGFLFGFDSSVVNGAVDAIKDEFALSEAVTGFAVAIALLGCAAGAFLAGKVADRYGRIPAMKLGALLFLVSAIGTGFAFGVWDLIFWRLVGGLGIGLASVIAPAYISEISPRHVRGRLASLQQLAITTGIFAALLSDAVFATSAGGADQAFWLGIEAWRWMFLAAAVPAVVYGWIAYTLPESPRFLVVQGKEDEARKVFESIAPSEDTDRHIREIQDAIEEDKLAGQKGSLRGKTFGLQAVVWIGIILSVLQQFVGINVIFYYSTTLWKAVGFQEKDSLTISVATSITNILVTLVAIALVDRIGRRPILLAGSIGMAASLGTMALAFSSAVGTGSEISLPGAWGPVALVAANIFVVSFGASWGPLVWVLLGEIFPSRIRARALGLAAAAQWVANFAITLSFPVMAAASLPLTYAMYALFAAASFFFVMFKVPETNGMSLEQAETLFVAKGSRKA, from the coding sequence ATGTCCACCGCCACGGAGCAGACAGCCGCCAAAATCCCGCAGCGGGTTATCTGGCTGGCACTTGCGGGTGCTGTGGGCGGCTTCCTGTTCGGCTTCGACTCCTCCGTGGTGAATGGCGCGGTGGATGCGATCAAGGATGAGTTCGCACTGTCAGAGGCCGTTACCGGATTCGCCGTGGCCATTGCCCTCCTGGGCTGCGCGGCCGGCGCCTTCCTCGCCGGAAAGGTCGCCGACCGCTACGGCCGGATCCCCGCCATGAAGCTCGGCGCCCTGCTGTTCCTGGTCAGCGCCATCGGGACCGGCTTCGCCTTCGGCGTCTGGGACCTGATCTTCTGGCGCCTGGTGGGCGGCCTGGGCATCGGCCTCGCCTCAGTGATTGCGCCGGCCTACATTTCCGAAATTTCCCCGCGGCACGTCCGCGGCCGGCTGGCCTCGCTGCAGCAGCTGGCCATCACCACGGGTATCTTCGCCGCCCTCCTGTCCGACGCCGTCTTCGCCACCAGTGCCGGCGGCGCAGACCAGGCGTTCTGGCTGGGCATCGAGGCGTGGCGGTGGATGTTCCTCGCCGCAGCGGTTCCGGCCGTGGTCTACGGCTGGATCGCCTACACGCTGCCCGAATCCCCTCGGTTCCTGGTGGTCCAGGGCAAGGAAGACGAAGCCCGCAAGGTGTTCGAGTCCATCGCCCCGTCCGAGGACACGGACCGGCACATCCGCGAGATCCAGGACGCCATCGAAGAGGACAAGCTGGCCGGCCAGAAGGGCTCGCTCCGGGGCAAGACCTTCGGCTTGCAGGCCGTGGTCTGGATTGGCATCATCCTCTCCGTCCTGCAGCAATTTGTGGGCATCAACGTGATCTTCTACTACTCCACCACCCTGTGGAAGGCCGTGGGATTCCAGGAGAAGGACTCGCTCACCATTTCCGTGGCAACCTCCATCACCAACATCCTGGTTACCCTCGTGGCCATCGCCCTCGTGGACCGGATCGGCCGCCGCCCCATCCTGCTGGCCGGTTCCATCGGCATGGCAGCCTCACTCGGCACGATGGCGCTGGCATTCTCCTCTGCAGTGGGCACCGGGTCCGAAATTTCCCTGCCGGGCGCCTGGGGTCCGGTGGCCCTGGTCGCAGCCAACATCTTTGTGGTCAGCTTCGGGGCGTCCTGGGGCCCGCTGGTCTGGGTGCTCCTCGGCGAGATCTTCCCGTCCCGGATCCGTGCCCGTGCCCTCGGCCTGGCTGCCGCGGCGCAGTGGGTGGCAAACTTCGCCATCACGCTCAGCTTCCCGGTGATGGCCGCCGCTTCGCTGCCCCTGACCTACGCCATGTACGCGCTGTTCGCTGCGGCATCGTTCTTCTTTGTGATGTTCAAGGTGCCGGAGACCAATGGCATGTCCCTGGAGCAGGCAGAGACCCTCTTTGTGGCCAAGGGTTCCAGGAAGGCCTGA
- a CDS encoding N-acetyltransferase family protein — translation MNTGAVAPLLTADVDGGAISLRRALPADLPAIVALLADDSLGAGREQSQDMTPYEQAFEAIDADPAHLLVVGELVSPGAETGQVIATFQLSFLPGLSRQGAWRSQLEAVRVAESLRGEGIGNLMVQWAIDESRRRGCTLMQLTTHKSRTSAHRFYEWLGFDASHEGMKLTL, via the coding sequence GTGAATACCGGTGCCGTTGCCCCCTTGCTGACTGCCGACGTCGACGGCGGGGCGATCAGTCTCCGGCGCGCCTTACCGGCGGACCTCCCGGCCATCGTGGCGCTGTTGGCCGACGACTCGCTGGGCGCAGGCCGTGAACAGAGCCAGGACATGACGCCGTATGAGCAGGCCTTCGAAGCGATCGACGCTGACCCGGCCCACCTTCTGGTGGTGGGGGAGCTGGTTTCCCCAGGCGCTGAGACAGGCCAGGTGATCGCAACTTTCCAGCTGAGCTTCCTCCCCGGCCTCTCGAGGCAGGGCGCGTGGCGCTCTCAGCTTGAGGCGGTGCGGGTGGCCGAGAGCCTCCGTGGCGAGGGCATCGGCAACCTGATGGTGCAGTGGGCCATCGACGAGTCGCGCCGCCGCGGCTGCACTCTGATGCAGCTGACCACCCACAAATCCCGGACGTCCGCCCACCGCTTCTACGAATGGCTCGGCTTTGACGCCAGCCACGAGGGCATGAAGCTCACGCTCTGA
- a CDS encoding ABC transporter ATP-binding protein translates to MIDVRNVSKSYGGQQVLDDVTCMIPRGGITSIIGPNGAGKSTLLSLISRLQPLESGAVSVAGLDIVATPSRDLARTMAILRQENHLTMRLTVRDLVAFGRFPHSGGRPTVEDLAKVEEAIAHLDLSSMADKFVDELSGGQRQRAYIAMVLAQDTEYLLLDEPLNNLDMKHSVEMMRLLRRLADELGKTIVLVVHDINFASCYSDTILAMKHGRLVHQGTPAEIMQAAMLHDVYDIDIRIEEIDGNRIGVYFA, encoded by the coding sequence ATGATTGACGTCCGGAACGTCTCCAAGAGTTACGGCGGCCAGCAGGTCCTCGACGACGTCACCTGCATGATTCCCCGCGGCGGCATCACCTCGATCATCGGGCCCAACGGCGCGGGCAAGTCCACGCTGCTGTCGCTGATCAGCCGGCTCCAGCCGCTGGAAAGCGGTGCCGTCTCCGTGGCCGGGCTGGACATCGTGGCCACGCCCAGCCGCGATTTGGCCCGCACCATGGCCATCCTCCGCCAGGAAAACCACCTGACCATGCGGCTGACCGTCCGCGACCTCGTGGCCTTCGGCCGCTTCCCGCACTCGGGCGGCCGGCCCACTGTGGAGGACCTGGCCAAGGTGGAGGAGGCCATCGCGCACCTGGACCTGAGCTCCATGGCGGACAAGTTCGTGGACGAACTCTCCGGCGGCCAGCGGCAGCGCGCCTACATCGCCATGGTCCTGGCGCAGGACACCGAGTACCTGCTCCTGGACGAGCCGCTGAACAACCTGGACATGAAGCACTCGGTGGAGATGATGCGGCTCCTGCGCCGGCTGGCGGATGAGCTGGGCAAGACCATCGTCCTGGTGGTCCACGACATCAACTTCGCGTCCTGCTACTCGGACACCATCCTGGCCATGAAGCATGGCCGCCTGGTCCATCAGGGCACTCCGGCGGAGATCATGCAGGCCGCCATGCTGCACGACGTCTACGACATCGATATCCGCATCGAAGAGATCGACGGCAACCGCATCGGCGTCTACTTCGCCTGA
- a CDS encoding iron chelate uptake ABC transporter family permease subunit, whose translation MPETATPSPAISVTPGAPTLKPAARKPGARLRNSIRNAPPRLVIGILLAATVAAVVFFLFSDLKGNVGYVLPRRALKVAAMLLVAVAVGVSTLLFQTVTANRILTPSIMGFDSLYILVQTALVFTVSAAAVTAAPPTLQFGVEVVLMVAFSALLYRWMFTGATRSLHLLLLVGIILGSLFRGFSSLLQRLMEPSEFIILQDLFFASFNNVDPALLGVSAVIIGVVCVGVWRARHTLDVLALGRELAINVGVDHRRVVMRSLLACSLLVAVSTALVGPVTFFGLLVVSLGYQLCRGFNHARLIPIVVLIGAVALVGGQLILERVFGFATALSVVIEFAGGILFLYLLLKGSLK comes from the coding sequence ATGCCTGAGACCGCCACTCCCAGCCCCGCCATTTCAGTCACGCCCGGTGCGCCCACGCTGAAACCTGCCGCGCGTAAGCCGGGCGCGCGCCTGCGGAACAGCATCCGGAACGCGCCGCCGCGCCTGGTGATCGGCATACTGCTGGCCGCCACCGTCGCCGCAGTCGTGTTCTTCCTGTTCAGCGACCTCAAAGGCAATGTGGGCTACGTGCTTCCGCGGCGTGCCCTGAAAGTGGCCGCAATGCTGCTGGTGGCCGTCGCCGTGGGCGTTTCCACCCTGCTGTTCCAGACCGTCACCGCCAACCGGATCCTGACGCCGTCCATCATGGGCTTCGATTCGCTCTACATCCTGGTGCAGACGGCGCTCGTCTTCACCGTAAGTGCCGCGGCAGTGACCGCTGCGCCGCCCACGCTGCAGTTCGGCGTCGAAGTTGTCCTGATGGTGGCCTTCAGCGCCCTGCTGTACCGCTGGATGTTCACCGGCGCCACCCGGTCGCTGCACCTCCTGCTGCTGGTGGGCATCATCCTGGGCAGCCTCTTCCGTGGGTTCTCCTCGCTCCTGCAGCGGCTCATGGAGCCCAGCGAGTTCATCATCCTGCAGGACCTGTTTTTCGCCAGCTTCAACAACGTGGATCCTGCCCTGCTGGGCGTCTCGGCCGTAATTATCGGCGTTGTCTGCGTCGGCGTATGGCGGGCGCGGCACACGCTGGACGTCCTGGCCCTGGGCCGGGAACTGGCCATCAATGTGGGGGTGGACCACCGCCGTGTGGTCATGCGGAGCCTGCTGGCCTGCTCGCTGTTGGTTGCCGTGTCCACGGCGCTGGTGGGGCCCGTGACGTTCTTTGGCCTGCTGGTGGTCAGCCTCGGCTACCAGCTCTGCCGCGGCTTCAACCATGCCCGGTTGATCCCCATTGTGGTGCTGATCGGGGCTGTGGCGCTGGTGGGCGGGCAGCTGATCCTGGAGCGCGTCTTCGGTTTCGCCACCGCGCTGAGCGTGGTCATCGAGTTCGCCGGCGGCATCCTGTTCCTCTACCTCCTGCTGAAAGGCTCGCTGAAATGA
- a CDS encoding ABC transporter permease, with amino-acid sequence MTTTAVRTAAPVSRSRSREYVGLVAAAAVVLALATASMFVGVSDVSLPALLAGDPAAVEIFWVSRVPRTMAVVLAGMAVAVAGLIMQLMARNRFVEPSTVGTVESATLGILVVTVAIPTAPILLRMGVASIFAVLGTALFLAILRRLPTRNTLLIPLVGIMLGGVIAAVTTFFAYRYDLLQTLSNWMIGDFSGVLRGRYELLWIVAALMLVGLLAADRFTVAGMGEDFTTNLGLNYRVTMRLGLIIVSLISAVVVTTVGAVPFLGLVVPNIVSLLFGDNLRRAVPWTALFGAGFVLVCDIIGRTIRYPYEVPVGMVMAVVGAILFLVLILRKRNA; translated from the coding sequence ATGACAACGACGGCGGTGCGGACCGCCGCGCCGGTAAGCCGCAGCCGGTCCCGCGAGTACGTGGGGCTGGTTGCGGCTGCCGCCGTTGTGCTGGCCCTGGCCACCGCGAGTATGTTCGTTGGGGTCAGTGACGTGTCGTTGCCGGCGCTGCTCGCCGGCGATCCCGCCGCCGTCGAAATCTTCTGGGTTTCCCGCGTCCCGCGCACCATGGCCGTGGTCCTGGCCGGCATGGCGGTGGCCGTGGCCGGGCTGATCATGCAGCTGATGGCCCGGAACCGTTTTGTGGAGCCGTCCACCGTGGGGACCGTCGAGTCCGCCACGCTGGGCATCCTGGTGGTCACTGTGGCCATTCCGACGGCACCGATCCTCCTGCGGATGGGTGTTGCCAGCATCTTCGCGGTCCTGGGCACGGCGCTGTTCCTTGCCATCCTGCGGCGCCTGCCCACCCGGAACACCCTCCTCATTCCGCTGGTGGGCATCATGCTGGGCGGGGTCATCGCGGCCGTCACCACGTTCTTCGCCTACCGCTACGACCTGCTCCAGACCCTGAGCAACTGGATGATCGGGGACTTCTCCGGCGTGCTCCGCGGCCGGTATGAGCTGCTGTGGATCGTGGCCGCGCTGATGCTCGTGGGGCTGCTGGCCGCCGACCGGTTCACGGTGGCCGGCATGGGCGAGGACTTCACCACCAACCTTGGCCTCAACTACAGGGTGACCATGCGGCTGGGCCTCATCATCGTCTCGCTGATCTCGGCCGTGGTGGTGACCACCGTGGGCGCCGTGCCGTTCCTTGGCCTGGTGGTACCCAACATCGTTTCGCTCTTGTTCGGCGACAACCTGCGCCGCGCCGTACCGTGGACGGCCCTCTTCGGGGCCGGTTTTGTGCTGGTCTGCGACATCATCGGCCGCACCATCCGCTATCCATACGAAGTTCCCGTGGGCATGGTGATGGCCGTGGTGGGGGCCATCCTGTTCCTCGTCCTGATCCTGAGGAAACGCAATGCCTGA